AAATGCAGCCTAGTGAAATTCCAATAGTTGCTACAAATATAGAAACATAATATTTCGGAGAGGTTATATGAAGCACTAGTTTGTCTAAGATGGAATAAAAGAAAAGTGCAAAAGAAAATGAACCTAAAGCGTGTAAAAATCTGTCGTAGTGTTTAGTGCTATTATAAAGATCCATATAATCACCAATAAAATTATTGCCAATTATACTTATTAAAACTAACATTATAATATAAATATTAATTTTAAATGCATATTTATATTGGATAAATAGAAAAAACAAATATGCGATATAGGCTACTATGTTTTCACCTAGGAGCTTATATCTTTTTTTTATTATTATATTAATGCACGTATATATTGTTATAATAGAAAAAATAATAGTCATAATTAATAACAATGTATTATAATTCATAATAACACCTCATTGTAAATTTATTTAATATATCTGTTTTAATTATCAATTATAGAATATAGATATCCAACGCAAGAATTAAACTTATGTGGTGACTTACCGAAATTAGATACATATTTATTACTGCGGACTTAAGAAATTTTCGCTGGATGGGTTCTAAGTGGAAGGTTGCACCCATTTCTGCATGTTCCTAAAGTAAATTTATGACAAGCAGAAAATGAAACAACCTTAGAGGAAACTCGACTCACATTCGTTCGCTGAGTAAGCGATTCACACCAAATCATAGATTTGGGTTCACTGCTTAATAACCATCATCAGCTCAATTTCACATGCCTGCTTCCAGAAAAATGTATCTAATTTCTAGTGTAGTGTTACGATTATAATTTCTCGATAATGCATACATATTCCATTTATAAGTTTGAGTATTAATTTGGATATATATAATTAGAACATATATATTATCTTTTACTAAACAGAGGGGATTTATTCAAAATCATATAAAGATTACATTTAATAAAAAGATATAATTGGAGGTGTGTAAAATGACTGAAGGAAATGAGCAAAAAGTATATGATGCACTAAAAGCCTTAGAAATTAAATATATAAGGTATGAGCATGAACCACTTTATACTGTTGAAGACACTAAGAAATTAGATATAAACATTACAGGACAGCATTGTAAAAATCTGTTTTTAAGGAATTCCAAAGGGAATGTACATTATCTTGTTTTATTAGATGATGCAAAAAAGGTTAATCTAAAAGATTTAGCTAAACAAATAGAAAGTACAAAACTCTCCTTTGCATCAGAAGAAAGGTTATATAAATATTTAGGTCTTAGGCCAGGTTCAGTTACACCATTTGGCATAATTAATGATATTGAAAGTGAAGTTATAGTTTTAATTGATAAGGATATAACCAAGGCTGATGTGGTAAATTTTCATCCTAATGTAAATACAGCAACAATAGGGCTTTCATATTCAGATCTTGAAAAATTTATTAAATGGCATGGAAATAAAGTTTATTATGTAGACATAAGTATTTAATCATACTAAAATGCAATTTTTCATTGATATATAAGTATTCTTTTCGAGGTTTATAGATATCCAAAGCAAGAATTAGACATATACGGAACGTACCGAAATTAAACACATATTTATTACAGCGGACTAATGAAATTTTCGCTGGATGGGTTCTAAGTGGAAGGTTGCACCCATTTCTGCATGTTCCTAAAGTAAATTTATGACAAGCAGAAAGTGGAACAACCTTCCACTAATAACCATCACAGCTTAATTTCATATGCCGCTTGCACAAATATGTATCTAATTTCTAGGGTAGTGTTACAATTATAATTGCTCAATAATACATATATATTCCACTTATAAGTTTGATTATTAAATTGGATATCTATATGAGGAATAAATAGTGCACTTATAGTTTAATATATTATTAATAAAACAAAATAATATGGAGGCTACAATGCAAATAATAAGAAAAGCAGCTATAGTTATTATGATTATAATGATAAATACTGTAGTTATAGGTGAAAATTTTATTACTACCTTTGCCAACCAAACACAAAATTTAAATAGTAGGAATGCTGCAAATGTTGCAGTGCTTCTATATAGTTTTGAAGATTTATTCTTACAAGATGTTAAAAAAGAGTTAGAAAGAATTCAAGAGGAAAATCCAGATAAAGTTAAATTTACTTTTTACGACGGAAAAAATAATATAGCCAAACAAAATGAAATACTAGATTCACTACTTAGAAACAATGAAGATCTTATAATAGCAAATTTAGCAGATGTAAAAGAAAGTGTGGTTGAAGACTTTGTTAATAAAGTTAAAGTTAAAGAAATTCCTTTAATAGTGTTTCATGTTGATCCTAAAATAGCAGAAAAGCTATCGAAAAATTATAACAAAGTAGTTTTTATTACACCTAATGTGCCTAAATCAGGCTTTGCTGAAGGAGAAATTCTAGTTGATTTATGGAAGGCTGATAAGGACAGCATTGACAAAAATGGTGATGGTATTTTGCAATATATTTTATTGGAGGGGGAAGCAAATAATTTAGGAGCAATAGAAAGATCAAAATATGCCATTAAAGCAATCAATGATTCGGGAATAGAAACAGAAGAACTTGCGCATGTTAATGCAAATTGGTTAAAAGATATGGCAAAAAATGCAGTGGATAGTTTATTGCTTAGGTATAGTGGTAAAGTTGAAGCCATAATTTCTAACAATGATGCTATGGCAATTGGTGCAATTGAAGCACTACAAAAATATGGATATAATACAGGTGATAAATTTAAATATATACCAGTAGTTGGAATTGATGCGATACCAGAAGCTAGAGCTTTGGTTGACGAAGGATTTATGGAGGGAACAGTTATTCAGGATCCGAAAGCTTTTGCGGAAGCATATTATGCCGTTGGAATGAATTTAATTAAGAATGAAAATCCACTTGCAAATACTGATTACAAATTTGAAAATGGAGAGGTTGTAATTACTCTGCCATATGATAAATATGTGAAGAAGACTAGTGAGCCATAGGAATAAGTATGTTAAGGAAGGGATTAGGTTTGTTTCAATATATAACCCTGCACTTTTTGTACACCATAACTGTTTATTCTATGAGCATATTGTTTATCACTTTCACCAGGTTCTCGTTCTATAAAGACATCTAATCTATTAGCTGTATCAAAATGTTCATGTGAGCCTCTATCATTTACAACTACTTGTCCGTAGTTCTCTAAATATATTTTTGTATTTAAAGGAATTACATTATTGGCAACACCTCCAGGTATTAAAGGCTTGTTTTCACACGTAACAGCACCAGCACTGCTATTTTCAAAGTCCAGGGAGGTGTAGAAGGTAAGAATAAATTCTTTCCATTCAGGTGAATTTACATTCTCTTTCAGTAATGATTTCTTTTTCATTTCTTCTTGCTTGTCTTTTTCATATTGAATTTCAATAGGATTTTCAATTAAATGCAGTTCTGTGCTATGTATAATTGCTTGAGGTTTATCTTTTATAATTTCTTCAGTTACCATATGAATTGGTGTTGTGGTATTTATATTACTAGCATTAAATAAAAAAATAACATTTAATAAATACAGTAGCGTCTTTATTTTAAACATTTGTCAACTCTCCTTTGGCAATCCTAAATTTAATATGACATAAATATTTATTTTTAAATTATAACATAAATGTAAAATATTAACAGTAAAATTTAAAAAATTATACACCTATATAAAGAGCAGCTATGCTGCAACAACGGATCTTAATTATTTCAGTTCACAGTTTACAATTTACAATTGAGTAGAAAAGTCGATGGCTATGCCACAATACGCACCTATAAAAAGAGCAGCTATGCTGCAACAACGGAACTTATCTGCAACTTGAAACTTATTAAGATGAGGATATTCCGAAGGAATATCCTCCTTAATCATTTATTATTCAATATTCATAATTAACTACTTTAATCCTAAGCCTTGCCTCTTTGCTAGAATATGAGCTTCAATATCATTAGCTACATCAGCTGGATTATCACCTAAAGCAATTTTTCCACCAGTTACATCTTCAGCTTTATCGGTTAATAATTCAACTAATTTAGGAGCTCCTGTCATAAATGGAGTAGGAGATAAATGAGTGTAAGCACCATAAGCTAAAGCAAAGATTCCATCTATGGTTGCTTTTTGCTCCATCCATTCAGGGGCAGTTACTGCTATTGGCAGAGCAGAGACATCCACGTCTAAGTGATCAGCAAGAGCTGTTACAAGCATTGAAATTCTTCCTGTATCAGTACAAGTTCCGAAGCTTAGTACTGGAGGGATTTTTAACATATTACACACTTCTTTTAATCCTTCTCCAGCCATTTCGTTAGCTGCCTCAAGAGTACATAAGCCAGCTACTTCAAGAGCGTGATTTCCACAACCGCCAGCAACTACTAAAATATCCTTTTTTATAAGTTCTTTTGTTAGATTTATAGTCATCGAGTCTTGAGGACCATTTCTTAAGGTTGAGCAGTTTGCAAGGGCCACAACACCTTTTATTTTGCCAGCAGCTATCACTTCTACTAATGGGTCAAGTTTGTTGCCGATAGCTCCTAAGACGGCTTCAGTAGAAAAACCTGCAATGGCTTTTTGTATTTTCTTTGGAACCATAGGTACAATGTTTCTTTCTTTTCTCTTTTTATAGTTTTCTATACCGAGTTCAATTAATTTATCAGCCATTTTATCAACTTCATAAGGATTATAAGGTATTTTGTGTTCAACACCAGGTAAATCGATTATAGTACTTACAGCTACTAAAGTTACTTGATATTTTTCAGCATACATATCTATGGCTGGAGGTGAACAATTTTCTTCCATTGCAAATACATCTACAGTACCAGTAGCTAGTAATGGCTCAATAGTAAGCCAATTTCCCATATGCCCTATAAATACATCGTCCACTTCAAATCTTTGAAGCAATTCTTGACCTGTTTCAATTGAACCAACAATTCTAAGTCCCTTTGCACCAGTAGCTTTTGCTTTTTCCTGCACTTCCTGAGTTCTGGCTTTTAAGATTGTTGCAACTCCTGGCCAAGGTTGGTGTCCATTAAATACTATGTTTACATAGTCAGGATCCATAATCCCTAAATCCATGTTAACCTCATGAGGAGTAGGGGTCCCAAAAAGTATATCTTGAACCATTTCAAGTCCTATTTGTGTATTGTAAATTGTAGCAATACCAAGTCTAAGGGCCTTCATCGCTAAGGACACATGACTTCCATCCACATTAGTTAAGCAGCTGGCTACACAATTTTGTTCTTCATGAACTGTTCCTGCAGGATAGATCGCTAACTTTTTCCATAATTCTTTTCTCTTTTTGGGAGCAAAAGCTTCAACCATTATGTTTTTATCTTCAATATCGATGTGTTGCTGTTCTTCAAGAAGGGTAGCTAATTGAATTGCCATAGCATTAGTATCTTGATTTGTATCTATCCCAACTTTTTCACACATGAACTTAAGCTTATTAACATCAGTGATTTTAAATGGAGTTTTTCCTTCCCCGGTAGCCTTTAAAGTTCTAAAAGCTTCATAAGCATGATGACTGTAGGTGCCAGCACCCATTATATTTTTTAAAAGAAAGTTTCTCATGGCCATAGCATCAGGATCGATTCCACAAACTCCTTTTTCTTGACCAGTTTTTTCACTTATTCTACAAGGTCCATTAGAACATAATTGACAGCTTACACCTTGTAGGCAAAAAGTACATCTGATTTTTTCTTGCTGAGCATATCTGTCAAATACATTAGACATATTATCTTCACGAATTCTTTTAATCATTTCTTCAACAGAATCATGATAGCTGACTCTGCCTTGAAATCTTTCAGGACTTTTTTCA
The window above is part of the Clostridium saccharoperbutylacetonicum N1-4(HMT) genome. Proteins encoded here:
- the cooS gene encoding anaerobic carbon-monoxide dehydrogenase catalytic subunit, producing the protein MSEKSPERFQGRVSYHDSVEEMIKRIREDNMSNVFDRYAQQEKIRCTFCLQGVSCQLCSNGPCRISEKTGQEKGVCGIDPDAMAMRNFLLKNIMGAGTYSHHAYEAFRTLKATGEGKTPFKITDVNKLKFMCEKVGIDTNQDTNAMAIQLATLLEEQQHIDIEDKNIMVEAFAPKKRKELWKKLAIYPAGTVHEEQNCVASCLTNVDGSHVSLAMKALRLGIATIYNTQIGLEMVQDILFGTPTPHEVNMDLGIMDPDYVNIVFNGHQPWPGVATILKARTQEVQEKAKATGAKGLRIVGSIETGQELLQRFEVDDVFIGHMGNWLTIEPLLATGTVDVFAMEENCSPPAIDMYAEKYQVTLVAVSTIIDLPGVEHKIPYNPYEVDKMADKLIELGIENYKKRKERNIVPMVPKKIQKAIAGFSTEAVLGAIGNKLDPLVEVIAAGKIKGVVALANCSTLRNGPQDSMTINLTKELIKKDILVVAGGCGNHALEVAGLCTLEAANEMAGEGLKEVCNMLKIPPVLSFGTCTDTGRISMLVTALADHLDVDVSALPIAVTAPEWMEQKATIDGIFALAYGAYTHLSPTPFMTGAPKLVELLTDKAEDVTGGKIALGDNPADVANDIEAHILAKRQGLGLK
- a CDS encoding prolyl-tRNA synthetase associated domain-containing protein; the protein is MTEGNEQKVYDALKALEIKYIRYEHEPLYTVEDTKKLDINITGQHCKNLFLRNSKGNVHYLVLLDDAKKVNLKDLAKQIESTKLSFASEERLYKYLGLRPGSVTPFGIINDIESEVIVLIDKDITKADVVNFHPNVNTATIGLSYSDLEKFIKWHGNKVYYVDISI
- a CDS encoding 3D domain-containing protein, whose translation is MFKIKTLLYLLNVIFLFNASNINTTTPIHMVTEEIIKDKPQAIIHSTELHLIENPIEIQYEKDKQEEMKKKSLLKENVNSPEWKEFILTFYTSLDFENSSAGAVTCENKPLIPGGVANNVIPLNTKIYLENYGQVVVNDRGSHEHFDTANRLDVFIEREPGESDKQYAHRINSYGVQKVQGYILKQT
- a CDS encoding galactose ABC transporter substrate-binding protein, translated to MQIIRKAAIVIMIIMINTVVIGENFITTFANQTQNLNSRNAANVAVLLYSFEDLFLQDVKKELERIQEENPDKVKFTFYDGKNNIAKQNEILDSLLRNNEDLIIANLADVKESVVEDFVNKVKVKEIPLIVFHVDPKIAEKLSKNYNKVVFITPNVPKSGFAEGEILVDLWKADKDSIDKNGDGILQYILLEGEANNLGAIERSKYAIKAINDSGIETEELAHVNANWLKDMAKNAVDSLLLRYSGKVEAIISNNDAMAIGAIEALQKYGYNTGDKFKYIPVVGIDAIPEARALVDEGFMEGTVIQDPKAFAEAYYAVGMNLIKNENPLANTDYKFENGEVVITLPYDKYVKKTSEP